The Deltaproteobacteria bacterium genome segment GCTCGGCGAAACCACGGCCGCCTCGACGTCGAAGGTGCGTGCGTCTGCGCTCGACTGAGGATGGAGCTTGCTGATCGCCGCCGGGATGTTCGCTCCGAGCGCATCCGCGGTGACCGCGACGGGGGAGCCGATCCGCAAATGGGACGCCACTTCGTCGGGCACCGCGAAGCGCACCTTGATCCTGCTGACGTCCGCGAGCCGGAACGCGAGGGTGCCCGGCGAGACCAGGTTGCCGATCTCGATCGAGCGCGCGAGGACGAGCGCGTCCACCGGCGCCCGGAGCGAGGTGTCGCCGAGCGCGATCCGGGCGCTCGCGAGGCGGGCTTCCGCAGTGTCTACGGCAGCGCTCGCGCCGTCGGTCCGCGCCTTGGCCGCGTCGTAATCAGCTTGCGGGATGACCTTGGAGGCGAGCAGGTTGCTCGCCCGATCGTAGTCGAGCCGGGCCTTCACGGCGGCCGCGCGAGCCGCCTCGATGGCTCCGCGCGCTTCCGCGGCGGACTGGCGATAGTCCTCCTGCCGGACGCTCGCCAGCACCGTCCCGCGCTGGACCCGATCGCCCGCTTGCACGAACCGGGTCCGGCCCTGGCTGTCGCGGACGGTGAGAAGGGAGGTGGCGTAGCCGCCGACCTTGAACGAGAGCTCGATCTCCGCCTCCGGAGCAACGGTGCCGCTGAAGCGGAGCTCCTGGTGCGCCTGCGGGGATGCCCGGACGGTTCTCGTGCGCACCGGGACCGGAGGTCGTACATAGGCGTCCGCCTTGTTGCAAGCAAGCGCGCCCAGAGCGGCGGCAGCGAACAGTGGCACGTAGCTGCGGCGTTCGTGCTTCGGGGTGGAGCTCGATTGCGCCGCGTTCCATTGTGTCCTGGTAGTCATCTGCGACCTCTTCGAGCACCCGGCTCGATGGATAGATGCGGCTACACCTATTGCGATGCGCCGAGGCTGTCGGGAACTTCTTACGCGGCTGGCCGGGTCCTTATTACGTTCGAACGACCGCGAGCAGACGCGCAAGTCGATGGTGAAGATCGCGCGCTTGCCTCACGCCGACCAGGTCCCGGACGCGCTTCTGGCTCTTCTCCCAGAGCGGGAATGCCTTCTCGATGGCTCGCTGACCGGGC includes the following:
- a CDS encoding efflux RND transporter periplasmic adaptor subunit — translated: MTTRTQWNAAQSSSTPKHERRSYVPLFAAAALGALACNKADAYVRPPVPVRTRTVRASPQAHQELRFSGTVAPEAEIELSFKVGGYATSLLTVRDSQGRTRFVQAGDRVQRGTVLASVRQEDYRQSAAEARGAIEAARAAAVKARLDYDRASNLLASKVIPQADYDAAKARTDGASAAVDTAEARLASARIALGDTSLRAPVDALVLARSIEIGNLVSPGTLAFRLADVSRIKVRFAVPDEVASHLRIGSPVAVTADALGANIPAAISKLHPQSSADARTFDVEAAVVSPSASLLLGMVVSVALQEAATSSAAVITAPLSSLVAAPQREREAQALLAFVVEEERGVPIARQRRVIGGQLIGNEVAIESGLLPGERLVVQGATLLNDGQTVQLVP